A window from Mycolicibacterium tokaiense encodes these proteins:
- the trpD gene encoding anthranilate phosphoribosyltransferase: MAPVTVPDSTLNPSITWPLILARLTDSQPLATGQAAWAMEQIMTGAATPAQIAAFGVAMKIKRPTAAEVSELADTMLSHARKVPTDVIGTDTVDVVGTGGDGANTVNLSTMAAIVVAAAGVRVIKHGNRAASSMSGGADTLEALGVRIDLGPDDVARCVAEVGIGFCFAPQFHPSLRHAGAARREIGVPTVFNLLGPLTNPAGPRAGLIGCAFGDLAEVMAGVFAARRSSVLVVHGDDGLDELTTTTTSTIFRVQAGTIDRLTFDPAGFGFPRAQLSELLGGDAQSNAAEARSVFAGATGPVRDAVILNAAGAMVAHAGLTSTAEWLPAWESGLERAATAIDSGAAEKLLTKWVQFTQKL; this comes from the coding sequence ATCGCGCCCGTGACTGTGCCCGATTCGACGCTGAACCCCTCCATCACGTGGCCGCTGATCCTGGCGCGGTTGACCGATTCCCAGCCGCTGGCGACCGGCCAGGCGGCCTGGGCAATGGAACAGATCATGACCGGTGCCGCCACCCCGGCCCAGATTGCCGCCTTCGGGGTGGCCATGAAGATCAAACGCCCCACGGCCGCGGAGGTCAGCGAGCTGGCCGACACCATGCTCAGCCACGCCCGCAAGGTCCCCACCGATGTGATCGGCACCGACACGGTCGACGTGGTGGGCACGGGCGGTGACGGCGCGAACACCGTCAACCTGTCCACCATGGCTGCCATCGTGGTGGCCGCCGCGGGTGTCCGGGTGATCAAGCACGGCAACCGGGCCGCGTCGTCGATGTCGGGTGGAGCCGACACGCTCGAGGCACTGGGCGTACGCATCGATCTGGGCCCCGACGACGTGGCACGCTGCGTCGCCGAGGTGGGCATCGGATTCTGCTTCGCGCCGCAGTTCCACCCGTCGTTGCGGCACGCCGGTGCGGCCCGCCGCGAGATCGGGGTGCCGACGGTTTTCAATCTGCTGGGCCCGCTGACCAATCCGGCCGGCCCGCGCGCCGGACTGATCGGCTGCGCCTTCGGGGACCTGGCCGAGGTGATGGCCGGGGTGTTCGCGGCACGCCGCTCCAGTGTGCTGGTGGTGCACGGCGACGACGGTCTCGATGAACTGACCACCACCACGACGTCGACGATCTTCCGGGTTCAGGCCGGCACCATCGACCGGCTGACCTTCGACCCCGCCGGCTTCGGGTTTCCCCGTGCCCAGCTCTCGGAGCTGCTCGGCGGCGACGCGCAGAGCAACGCCGCCGAGGCGCGATCGGTGTTCGCCGGGGCGACGGGGCCGGTACGCGACGCGGTGATCCTCAACGCCGCCGGAGCCATGGTGGCGCACGCCGGTCTGACGTCCACCGCGGAGTGGCTGCCGGCCTGGGAGAGCGGACTCGAGCGGGCCGCGACGGCCATCGATTCGGGTGCCGCGGAGAAGCTGCTGACCAAGTGGGTGCAGTTCACCCAGAAGCTCTGA